A genomic segment from candidate division TA06 bacterium encodes:
- a CDS encoding DUF3592 domain-containing protein: MDPATHLIFTLMFLGAGFIPIIAVKHFKKEKIKLNRWHKVLATIKAIRSEKGSDSGRRFYYPKYQYSYGGRDYQGTSSMGVGGNKYKINTPVEVRVNPLNPEESDILHYTKIGATTVLALDLVIIVFTGMSVLAFAVGLGSIIWGLLK, translated from the coding sequence ATGGATCCCGCAACTCATCTCATTTTTACCCTGATGTTCCTGGGGGCTGGTTTCATTCCGATCATAGCCGTAAAGCATTTTAAAAAAGAGAAGATCAAATTAAACCGCTGGCATAAGGTCCTGGCGACCATAAAGGCCATCCGGTCCGAAAAGGGCAGTGACAGCGGCCGCCGCTTTTATTACCCCAAATATCAATACTCTTATGGCGGCAGAGACTACCAAGGAACTTCATCCATGGGAGTGGGCGGAAACAAGTATAAGATTAATACGCCCGTTGAGGTAAGGGTTAATCCCTTGAACCCGGAAGAATCGGACATCTTGCATTATACTAAAATCGGCGCCACTACGGTCTTGGCGTTAGATCTGGTTATAATTGTATTTACTGGAATGAGTGTGCTGGCTTTTGCGGTTGGCCTGGGGTCAATTATTTGGGGGTTGTTGAAATAG
- a CDS encoding tRNA 2-thiocytidine biosynthesis protein TtcA produces the protein MKHTSETFAINPRPPGWGRLLARASRAIRGYDLLEPGDQVLVAVSGGNDSLVLLDLLAERQRKIGRKLNLTLIAGHVPGSYGGKAIFPVILLREIVEAYGLKFSVSGSVLQEAVFSDCFNCAMARRKALFDLAERENCNKIALGHNSDDLVETALLNMFYQGRFSSMSARQKVLRGKLTLIRPLALVWKEAIDLYAGERFGKLPKFKCPGSNDSKRAFVKQLVKKLEKQNPKIKANILMAITNPKMEYLPVIKNKNPIAERD, from the coding sequence TTGAAGCATACTTCAGAAACATTTGCCATAAACCCCAGGCCCCCGGGCTGGGGACGCCTTTTGGCCAGGGCTTCCAGGGCCATCAGGGGTTATGATCTGCTGGAGCCAGGCGACCAGGTGTTGGTGGCGGTCTCCGGCGGCAATGACAGCCTGGTGCTGTTGGACCTGCTGGCCGAGCGCCAAAGAAAGATCGGCCGCAAGCTGAACCTGACCTTGATCGCGGGGCACGTTCCCGGCAGTTACGGGGGAAAGGCGATCTTCCCTGTAATCCTGTTGAGGGAAATTGTTGAAGCATACGGCCTAAAGTTTTCAGTTTCAGGCTCGGTTTTGCAGGAAGCAGTATTCAGCGACTGCTTCAACTGCGCCATGGCCCGGCGCAAGGCCCTGTTCGACCTGGCCGAACGGGAGAACTGCAACAAGATCGCCCTGGGGCACAACTCCGACGACCTGGTGGAGACCGCCCTTCTCAACATGTTCTACCAGGGGCGCTTTTCCAGCATGTCAGCCCGGCAGAAGGTGCTTAGAGGTAAGCTGACGCTGATCCGGCCGCTGGCTTTGGTCTGGAAAGAGGCTATTGATCTTTATGCCGGGGAACGGTTCGGCAAACTGCCGAAGTTCAAATGCCCGGGGAGCAACGATTCCAAAAGGGCCTTCGTCAAACAGTTGGTCAAAAAGCTGGAGAAACAAAACCCCAAGATCAAAGCCAATATTTTGATGGCCATCACCAACCCTAAGATGGAATATTTACCTGTGATCAAAAACAAGAATCCGATTGCGGAAAGGGATTAA
- a CDS encoding T9SS type A sorting domain-containing protein, with the protein MKTRYLIFLAFSVLVLGPAAWAQRALPATEHFDYNAGELRSVGTDWTRISGTANDLNVVDGNLSYTGYQMPATGRQVRTLSTGADDDKLTFTSQSTAGTKIYASFILNVIDTLGLTTAGAYFVILGNGTTNFATRLYIRKVSGSNVFNLGLAKNSTTVSVWSGNISVASEHLIVIDYEIVTGTANDTIRAWIDPALSGGQPAPAMTSYSTGGDLTIDGFFIRQAAGNPNSYIDGLRIGLSWADIDPAVSGGSDVSDGAGTEPASVSALMDSDAEKVLNFDFRVKDDSTGGDALNTLIDKIVITKGTGNDVANWTAVVAGAKLFDGSADSATGAVYADSLVFSGIDHSSGKLGEVTDNSSKTYQLKLWLKSDLGSLKTTIDNGNLAFKVDRASFTADAAGTPFASGAGTAVESGSSNNSVSVTATKLSITTQPPASVDVAVDFSLSVEAADSNGNRDLNASNSTTLTLLGGTGNLTAVSGLTQNLSSGIRTWSDLQYDLAETGLGIEASASGLTPDTTITFSAIGGAPTVQASSIVFSEVSENQLIISWTNGNGSARIVLIQEGSAVDSDPLDGVSYYPSSTYLMGQEVGAGNYTVYSASGNCDTILGLAPNTTYHFAVYEYNGSGGTENYLTLNPAVGSQLTTEHFDTGDYRSLKTGNWTDLTAWETYNGTAWGAPSQPPCSTNNILIRSTDTITVVSDASCKNAVFLGASFGTRLDIGNYTLAVHGILNADGVTLNDYLIRSNTGKLKFVGGQRALFGENWGAYGTRWRMEVALTSGDTGSSTKNIKASDIIISSGVFKGQDVRADSGTASTGTLTVNAGAALIARSISRTSTATAPCRKVTVNGTLAMTGSNISGDSILINNGAYLRSSSVSGQIITGILQYASSATLEYAAAAAQHTKHELQPSVPNIVINTPAGVTMDTSSTVINSLTMTSGSLNTGADSLILGSSATMTGEQAGRYVIGKLLTSKTVGTGSSSLGGIGVTLNSGTDDLGTVNVSRISGPAGQVVASITGASADTGIARKWIISSANPPSAGRDLGLSWVSDDDNGRTLNAAQLWKSTDGGASWAGVGPVVDASSSRTITQTVYSFSQWTVSDAANPLPVQLSHFAATAATNGIIISWRTESECQAYQWLVERSSGVEEPYQTVARLQAQGPSGQPQEYTWTDDQAMTGQKYYYRLGQILTDGKTVYYGPVQAGLVSSSLAGDILLTNTPNPFTQSTLISYLVGQVEKDVSLNVYNISGQLVKTLFEGRQTPGTYSIKWNGLSQSGSRAGNGVYICRLVLGNRTFVKRMTLLR; encoded by the coding sequence ATGAAAACAAGATATTTAATCTTTCTGGCCTTCTCGGTGCTTGTCTTGGGTCCAGCAGCCTGGGCCCAGAGAGCTCTGCCGGCCACCGAGCATTTTGACTACAACGCCGGTGAACTGCGGTCCGTCGGGACCGACTGGACCAGGATCAGCGGCACCGCCAACGACCTGAACGTGGTTGATGGGAACTTAAGCTACACCGGTTATCAAATGCCGGCCACCGGCAGGCAGGTCAGGACCTTAAGCACCGGGGCCGACGACGATAAGCTGACCTTCACTTCCCAGTCAACCGCCGGCACCAAGATCTACGCTTCCTTCATCCTGAATGTGATCGACACTTTGGGACTCACTACCGCCGGCGCCTATTTTGTCATACTGGGCAACGGAACCACCAATTTTGCCACCCGCTTGTACATCCGGAAGGTAAGCGGCTCCAATGTTTTTAACCTGGGCCTGGCCAAGAACTCCACCACGGTAAGCGTTTGGTCTGGCAATATCAGCGTGGCCTCCGAACACCTGATCGTCATCGATTACGAGATCGTTACCGGCACCGCCAACGATACCATCAGAGCCTGGATAGATCCGGCCCTGAGCGGCGGCCAGCCGGCCCCCGCCATGACCTCATATTCCACCGGCGGCGACCTGACCATAGATGGTTTCTTCATCCGTCAGGCCGCAGGAAATCCCAACTCCTATATAGACGGCCTGCGGATCGGCCTCAGCTGGGCCGACATCGATCCCGCCGTCTCCGGAGGATCCGATGTTTCAGACGGGGCGGGCACCGAGCCGGCCTCAGTCTCCGCTCTTATGGACAGCGACGCCGAGAAGGTGCTGAACTTCGATTTCCGGGTGAAGGACGATTCTACCGGCGGCGACGCCCTGAACACCCTGATCGACAAGATCGTCATCACCAAGGGAACCGGGAATGACGTGGCTAATTGGACCGCTGTGGTCGCCGGCGCCAAGCTGTTCGACGGATCAGCCGATTCGGCCACAGGCGCTGTTTATGCCGACAGCCTGGTGTTTTCAGGGATTGACCATTCCTCCGGCAAGCTGGGCGAAGTGACCGATAACAGCAGCAAGACCTACCAGCTTAAGCTCTGGCTTAAAAGCGATCTGGGTTCGCTCAAGACCACTATTGACAACGGCAACCTGGCCTTTAAGGTGGACCGCGCCAGCTTTACGGCGGACGCCGCCGGCACACCCTTTGCCAGCGGGGCTGGCACCGCGGTGGAATCCGGCAGCTCCAACAATTCAGTCAGCGTCACCGCCACCAAGCTAAGTATTACAACCCAGCCCCCGGCCTCGGTGGATGTGGCTGTGGATTTCAGCCTGTCGGTAGAAGCCGCCGACAGTAACGGCAACCGCGACCTGAATGCGTCCAACAGCACCACCCTGACCTTATTGGGCGGCACCGGGAACCTGACCGCAGTCTCAGGCCTTACCCAGAACCTTTCTTCCGGGATAAGAACCTGGAGCGACCTGCAGTATGACCTGGCTGAAACCGGGCTGGGCATCGAGGCTTCGGCTTCCGGTCTGACGCCAGACACTACCATCACTTTCAGCGCAATAGGCGGGGCGCCTACCGTCCAGGCCAGCAGCATAGTCTTCAGCGAAGTTTCCGAGAATCAGCTGATCATCAGCTGGACCAACGGCAACGGCAGCGCCCGGATCGTCCTGATCCAGGAGGGCAGTGCGGTGGACTCCGACCCCCTGGACGGGGTCTCCTATTACCCCAGCTCAACCTATCTGATGGGCCAGGAGGTGGGCGCTGGCAACTACACGGTCTATTCCGCATCGGGAAACTGCGACACCATCCTGGGGCTGGCTCCCAACACCACTTACCATTTTGCGGTCTATGAATACAATGGATCGGGCGGAACGGAGAATTACCTGACCCTGAACCCGGCCGTAGGCAGCCAGCTGACCACCGAGCATTTTGACACCGGAGATTATCGCTCGCTTAAAACCGGGAACTGGACCGACCTGACAGCCTGGGAGACATACAACGGCACAGCCTGGGGCGCTCCCAGTCAGCCGCCCTGTTCCACCAATAATATACTCATCCGGAGCACCGACACCATCACCGTGGTTTCCGACGCTTCCTGCAAGAACGCAGTTTTCCTGGGAGCCAGCTTCGGGACCAGGCTGGACATCGGTAACTACACCCTGGCAGTCCACGGAATATTGAACGCCGACGGAGTGACCCTGAACGATTATTTGATCCGGTCAAATACGGGAAAGCTTAAATTCGTCGGCGGCCAAAGGGCTCTTTTCGGCGAGAACTGGGGAGCCTACGGCACCCGCTGGCGGATGGAGGTGGCCTTGACTTCCGGCGATACCGGATCGTCCACCAAGAACATCAAGGCTTCGGATATCATAATCAGTTCCGGAGTCTTCAAGGGACAGGATGTCCGGGCGGATTCCGGCACCGCCTCCACCGGCACGCTGACAGTCAACGCCGGGGCAGCTTTGATCGCCCGAAGCATCTCCCGCACATCAACTGCCACCGCTCCCTGCCGCAAGGTCACGGTCAACGGAACCCTGGCCATGACCGGCTCCAACATCTCCGGCGACAGCATCCTGATCAACAACGGGGCTTATTTGAGAAGCTCCTCTGTATCCGGACAGATAATCACAGGGATCCTTCAATACGCCTCAAGCGCCACGCTGGAATATGCCGCCGCCGCCGCCCAGCACACCAAGCATGAATTGCAGCCTTCGGTGCCCAACATCGTGATCAACACCCCGGCCGGCGTCACCATGGACACCTCGTCCACCGTCATTAATTCACTGACCATGACCAGCGGCAGTCTGAACACCGGGGCAGACTCTCTGATACTGGGGTCAAGCGCCACCATGACCGGAGAGCAGGCCGGGCGCTATGTGATCGGAAAACTTTTGACCTCAAAGACCGTGGGCACCGGGAGCTCAAGCTTGGGGGGGATCGGCGTGACCCTTAATTCCGGAACAGATGACCTGGGAACCGTCAATGTAAGCAGAATCTCCGGGCCGGCCGGGCAGGTGGTGGCCAGCATCACCGGGGCCAGCGCCGACACCGGGATCGCCCGGAAGTGGATCATCTCTTCGGCCAACCCGCCCTCTGCCGGCCGCGACCTGGGCCTCTCCTGGGTGTCCGACGACGACAACGGCCGCACCCTGAACGCCGCCCAGCTCTGGAAAAGCACCGACGGCGGAGCCAGCTGGGCCGGGGTGGGTCCGGTGGTTGACGCCTCTTCCAGCCGCACCATAACCCAAACAGTATACTCTTTCTCCCAATGGACGGTCAGCGACGCCGCCAATCCCCTGCCGGTACAGCTTTCCCATTTTGCCGCCACAGCCGCAACCAACGGAATAATCATCTCCTGGCGCACCGAAAGCGAATGCCAGGCATACCAATGGCTGGTGGAAAGATCTTCGGGGGTTGAAGAACCTTACCAAACCGTGGCCAGACTGCAGGCCCAGGGGCCGTCGGGACAACCACAGGAGTATACCTGGACCGATGATCAGGCCATGACTGGGCAGAAATATTACTACCGTTTGGGCCAGATCTTGACCGATGGAAAGACCGTTTATTACGGCCCTGTCCAGGCCGGATTGGTTTCCTCCTCTCTGGCAGGCGACATCTTACTGACCAACACTCCGAACCCCTTCACCCAGTCCACCCTTATCAGTTACCTGGTGGGGCAGGTGGAGAAGGACGTTTCGCTTAATGTTTATAACATCTCCGGCCAGCTGGTCAAAACATTATTTGAAGGCAGGCAGACACCGGGAACGTATTCCATTAAATGGAACGGGCTGAGCCAAAGCGGGTCCAGGGCCGGCAACGGGGTCTATATATGCCGCCTGGTGCTGGGCAACAGGACTTTTGTAAAAAGGATGACCCTTTTAAGGTAA